The DNA segment GCCCAAAACCCGTTACAACATTGGCTTAGCTCAACGCAAAGGAGTGACAGTACGTGAATTGGCGATGGAGGATTTGGATGTTTGGTATGAATTGTACCGGCAAACAACAATTCGAAATGGCCTGTTTCTTCATCCGCGTGACTACTTTGAGGCGGTTCTATTGGCGCGTGCCAACAACACCGCATCTCCTGCACAGGTGAAGTTGCTGCTTGCCGAGGCTGAGGGTATGCCCTTATCTGCAATGTTTTTGGTGCTTTCGGGCAAACGGGCAACATATCTTTATGGTGCTTCTGCCACGGTGAATAAAAACTTTATGGCAAGCTATGCGTTGCAAAAAGAGGCCATGCTCATTGCCAAAGCACACGGATGTAAGGAGTACGACCTTTTTGGTGTCTCCCCCGGACCCGATGAATCTCATCCAATGTATGGTTTATATCGATTTAAAAC comes from the Desulfonatronum sp. SC1 genome and includes:
- a CDS encoding peptidoglycan bridge formation glycyltransferase FemA/FemB family protein, with the translated sequence PKTRYNIGLAQRKGVTVRELAMEDLDVWYELYRQTTIRNGLFLHPRDYFEAVLLARANNTASPAQVKLLLAEAEGMPLSAMFLVLSGKRATYLYGASATVNKNFMASYALQKEAMLIAKAHGCKEYDLFGVSPGPDESHPMYGLYRFKT